Sequence from the Salinicoccus sp. Bachu38 genome:
CAGCTCAAGTTAAAAATTATTGAAAGAGAATCTGCATAAGCAGGTTCTTTAAAAATACAAATATGGTATCGATACCATAAGGAGGATCACAATGAAAAATTGGTGGCAGGAAGAAGTGATTTACCAAATTTATCCGAAAAGCTTTAACGACAGCAACAACGATGGTATTGGTGATATCAATGGAATACGAGAAAAACTCCCTTACCTGGAAGATCTGGGGATCACGATGATTTGGATCTGTCCTATTTTCAAGTCACCAATGATCGACAATGGATACGATATTTCAGACTATCAAGATATCAACCCGGACTTCGGTACCATCCACGACCTGGAAGATCTGATAAAAGAAGCTGAACAAAGGGGGATTAAAATCATCCTGGACTTGGTCGTTAACCATTCATCAGATGAACACCCATGGTTCCAGGAAGCTTTGGAGAACCCATCCAGCAAATATCGGGACTATTATATTTTCAGAAAACCCTCGAATGGTGCGCCCCCCAACAATTGGCGTTCCATATTCGGAGGCAGTGTCTGGGAGAAAGTTCGTAACGAGGAAATCTATTACATGCATACCTTTGACAAAAAACAACCGGACCTGAACTTTGAAAATCCGGAATTGCGCAGAGAAATCTACAGCATGATCAACTGGTGGCTGGATAAGGGCATTGCCGGATTCAGAATCGATTCGATCACCTTCATTAAAAAAGATCAGGATTACAGTTCTCTTCCTGCAGATGGTGTAGACCAGCTGGTAACCTGTAAGCATAAAACACGGAATCGTCCGGGAATCAGTGAATTCCTGCATGAACTGAAACAGGAAACATTCAATAAATATGATTGTGTAACTGTCGGTGAAGCTCCTGGTGTTGAATATGAAGAATTTGATGATTATATCGGTGAAGACGGATACTTCTCGATGATATTCGATTTCAAATATGCGGATATCGATGTAGAATCAGGCAGTGATTGGTTCAAACGTACAGACTGGTCGATAAAGGAATTCAGGGATCTTCTGTTCAAATCCCAGGAAGCCATCCAGAAAGTCGGTTGGGGGGCCAATTTTATAGAGAACCATGATCAACCAAGAGCAATATCCAAACTCATCAAAGATCCCTCCTATCAAAATTACTATGGCGGCAGTGCCTTGGCCCTGATGTATATGTTTTTGCGTGGTACCCCCTTCCTTTATCAGGGACAGGAAATCGGAGCCACAAACTTCACTCGTCAATTCATTGAACAATTTGATGATATTTCGAGTATCGATAACTACTACCGTTCAATGAGCGAGGGATTTTCAAAAGAAGAAGCACTCAACTTCGTAAATCTTCGCAGCAGGGACAATACGCGTACACCAATGCAATGGAACACCAGCAGATACGCAGGATTCTCACAATATGCACCATGGCTGGAAGTAAACGAGAACTATGACATGATCAATGTAGCTTCGCAGGAAGATGATCCTGAGTCCCTTCTCAATTTTTATAGATTGCTGATATCAACGAGAAATACATCCACACACAGAGATACTCTCATCTTTGGAAACATCACACCGGTATATGATACGAAAGAGAATATCATCAGTTATTACAGAGAGGGTTCAACAGAAACATTACAGGTCATCGTCAATCTGTCCAGCGATAAGACCAGCATGGAAATACAGTCCTTTACGTCAATCATCAGTAATTACGAAAATATACAAAATAATGATGGAAGCATTACTTTGAGACCGTATGAAGCAATGCTGATCAAATTGAATTAGACTGGAGAGCAGATTATGACAAAGAACAAGTACCAAAAAATTGCTCGGGAAATCGTTGAGACTGTCGGCGAAGATAATATTGAGAGCGTATCGCATTGCGCCACCCGATTACGGCTGTCTGTTTATGATCGTAAAAGGATCAATGATGGAGAAATCCAGGAAATAGATGAAGTGAAGGGCGTCTTTTATACAGGAGGCCAATACCAGATCATTCTTGGTACGGGCATCGTAAATAATGTATATGAAGAAATGAATAGCGAGCATGAATTTACTGAACGTACCAAAAATGAAATGAAGGAGAATAAGGAAAAAGGGCTTCAGCGTGCAATCAGGATACTGGCAGATGTCTTCATTCCCATCATCCCCATACTCGGTGCAACCGGGCTGTTCCTAGGCTTACAAGGGGTCATATTTAACGAAACTGTTTTAGGCTTTTTCGGGATGTCCCTTGAAATGATTCCACCCGAATTCAATACGATCGTCAATATACTGACGAGCACCGCCTTCGCTTTTCTTCCTGCATTTATTACATGGAGTGCTTTTAAGACATTCGGAGGCACCCCTGTCATTGGCTTCCTGATTGGTCTGATGCTTGTTTCTCCGGAGTTGCCCAATGCCTATGACGTTGCTGGTGGCAATGCCGATCCGATCATGGTATTGGGATACATACCCATCATAGGCTATCAGGGGAGTATATTGACTGCCCTGTTTGCGGGTATCATCGGCGCAAAGATAGAGAAATTTTTACGCAAGCGTATGCCAAATGCGCTTGATCTGATATTCACACCTTTCTTCGTCATCATCATCATGCTGCTCATCTCCCTTTTTGTCATGGGACCAGTGGTGAAGGCAATTGAAACGGTAGGCATAGACCTTGTCACAATGTTCATAGGGCTCCCGGTCGGACTGGGGGGCTTCCTGATCGGGTTCCTATACCCGCTGGCAGTCATGACAGGGCTTCATCATATGTTCATCATTGCGGAAACCTCAATGCTTGCAGCTACCGGTTTCAATCCATTAATCACGTTGGCAGCAATGTATGGGTTCTCGAATGCAGGGGTGACCCTTGCATTGTCACTGCGGAGCAGACAGGCAGCATTCAAGACTGCAGGCGTCAGCGCAACCATTACACAGCTGCTGGGTGTCAGTGAACCCGCCCTCTTCGGCGTCGTCTTGAGGTCTGGAATGCGCGCTCTATTCGTAATGCTGGCCTGCTCATCACTCGGCGGTGGCATACTCGCACTACTCGGTATCCAAGCAAACTCGTACGGACTTGCAGTCATACTCTCTCCGCTCATGTATCTGTACGACTTCAGTCAGCTGCTCA
This genomic interval carries:
- a CDS encoding alpha-glucosidase, producing the protein MKNWWQEEVIYQIYPKSFNDSNNDGIGDINGIREKLPYLEDLGITMIWICPIFKSPMIDNGYDISDYQDINPDFGTIHDLEDLIKEAEQRGIKIILDLVVNHSSDEHPWFQEALENPSSKYRDYYIFRKPSNGAPPNNWRSIFGGSVWEKVRNEEIYYMHTFDKKQPDLNFENPELRREIYSMINWWLDKGIAGFRIDSITFIKKDQDYSSLPADGVDQLVTCKHKTRNRPGISEFLHELKQETFNKYDCVTVGEAPGVEYEEFDDYIGEDGYFSMIFDFKYADIDVESGSDWFKRTDWSIKEFRDLLFKSQEAIQKVGWGANFIENHDQPRAISKLIKDPSYQNYYGGSALALMYMFLRGTPFLYQGQEIGATNFTRQFIEQFDDISSIDNYYRSMSEGFSKEEALNFVNLRSRDNTRTPMQWNTSRYAGFSQYAPWLEVNENYDMINVASQEDDPESLLNFYRLLISTRNTSTHRDTLIFGNITPVYDTKENIISYYREGSTETLQVIVNLSSDKTSMEIQSFTSIISNYENIQNNDGSITLRPYEAMLIKLN
- a CDS encoding PTS beta-glucoside transporter subunit IIBCA, producing the protein MTKNKYQKIAREIVETVGEDNIESVSHCATRLRLSVYDRKRINDGEIQEIDEVKGVFYTGGQYQIILGTGIVNNVYEEMNSEHEFTERTKNEMKENKEKGLQRAIRILADVFIPIIPILGATGLFLGLQGVIFNETVLGFFGMSLEMIPPEFNTIVNILTSTAFAFLPAFITWSAFKTFGGTPVIGFLIGLMLVSPELPNAYDVAGGNADPIMVLGYIPIIGYQGSILTALFAGIIGAKIEKFLRKRMPNALDLIFTPFFVIIIMLLISLFVMGPVVKAIETVGIDLVTMFIGLPVGLGGFLIGFLYPLAVMTGLHHMFIIAETSMLAATGFNPLITLAAMYGFSNAGVTLALSLRSRQAAFKTAGVSATITQLLGVSEPALFGVVLRSGMRALFVMLACSSLGGGILALLGIQANSYGLAVILSPLMYLYDFSQLLTYIIVGIATFALAFIATQFIGVPRGEVATENVSRHKVAEEVKETKNTGETATDLQFAATTDGELLSLGSVNDPVFSQRMMGEGYAVEPKNDEIYSPVSGTVTMITDTRHAIGIETDDGVEVLVHMGIDTVNLKENVFKIHVTEGQKVSRNEKIADMDRDVVASLGHESTIITVITNTPDKVDSFKLKRLNQVKHGEMVAGGDLK